In Lycium ferocissimum isolate CSIRO_LF1 chromosome 7, AGI_CSIRO_Lferr_CH_V1, whole genome shotgun sequence, the sequence GACCACTCGGCTACCTACTAACCCTCTatcctaatcctcgacctcTGCACCTTTCTATTTAGGGTCATGTCCTCAATAGCTGAAATTGTttcatgtcctgtctaatcacctcccccTAATTCTTTTTCAGCCTACCTCTACCTCCCTTAACTCCTGTTATTGCCAACCTCTCATACCTCCTTACTGGGGCATCCACACACCTTCTCTTTACATGCCCGAATCATCTCAGTCTCATCTCCCTCATCTTATCTACCACGGGATCTACTTCTACCTTGTCCCGTATAACTTCGTCCCTAACAATATCCCTTCTAGTATGCCACACATCCATCTGAGCATCCTCACCTCGCTTAACCTATCATTTGAACATAGgcgttcttgactggccaacactttGTCCCGAACAAggttggtctaaccaccactctgtAGCATTTACCTTTAAGCCTCGGTGACATATTTTTATCGCACAGTATCCTAGATGCGAGCATCTATTTCATCCATCCCGCCCCACTCCGATGAGCGACGTCATCAACAATCTCTCCATTTCCTTGTATTATggccaagatacttgaaactatctTTCTTGGGTAGGACTTATGCATCGAGCTTTGCTTCGGTCTCCGCCTCCTGCGCTACGATACTCAACTTGCACTCTAGATACTCTGCTTAGTCCTGCTTAAAATGAAACCTTTAGACCCTAGGGTCTGTCTCCAAACTTCCAGCCTATCGTAAACTTCATACCGCGTCTCGCCGATCGCTACTATGTCCTCTGCGAATAACATACACCACGGCACCTCTTCTTGAGTATGCCGTGTCAGTTCATCCATCACTAAGGTGAAAAAGAATGGGCTAAAGCTTGATCCCTAGTCCAGCCTCATCATGTCCGGAAAGTGTTATGAGTCCCCCATATTGTTCCAACCGGGATCTTGGCTCTATCGTACATGTCCTTAATCACCCTGATGTAAGTCACCGATACAATCTTAGACTTCAGACAACTGTAAAATAGAAAATGCATATATAATTGGGAAACTTACACATATATACCATCCaactaaatattttttctttccctATAGTCCATTTTAATTTGCACTAATGTCCAAACGTGTACTCCTCTTCTTAGTTCATCACTCTTTCTACCCACCAGGCTACCCATCCCTAACACCTTTGCTCGGCCTTCTCACAAATActaattatttcctttttatttcagACAATAACTTTTTAATAAACACACAAACACGATAATATTAATGCAATACATTTAACGAGCATttcttcattttccatttttaaatcTATATAACATGATGTATACCAATATACATACACTTGTATACATTATTAGACAATACGTGTGCATACTTATACACTCTTATacattatatactatatatgtgtgtgtctgCACGCTGTATAACCGTGTATAAACAAAGTATAACTGTATAAATAATGTATCCACACTGTGATACAGAAAATCAAAGGTTACCCGAGTCGTCTTCTTCATCAACTTTTCAGCTGATCGAATTGGTTCGAACCATTTTCAATTACCACCGATCTATTTCCTAATGCAGTTCTCCATATTGGAATAACCCAAAGTTTCAAGACCTCAACAATGGTGGCCTTtagatttctaaattttcaCCCTCACTAATCACCAAGCCTTGATCAATCGAACTCGTGCTTCAGAATCAACTTCCTTGAGCTATTTGCAACAAAATGAGAAAACACTCATTTGGGATTTCACAATTAATTTTCAGATCTGGGAAATTCCAATTCTTCAAAGAATGTGATGATGGTTTGCTAACTCGAGATCAGAAGATGAAACgtgcagagagagagagagagagagagagaaggagtAGATGACTCTAGCTAGTAGTAAAAAAATGACAGTGGCAGAGGGATCCTTAATGACATGTTTGGGTAGTGTAGAAATTCAAagcatttctcttttcttccttttttcttattttgttagTTGGGGTGGAAGGGAAGCCTTTGTGGATCCAAATTATTATTTCCTATCACAGTGCATTTAGAAGAGATAGGGAGGGACGAAGGAGAAAACAAATGTTGAGTTATCAGTGAATAATTACTGCAGAGTTGGGCTAAAAATGACAAACTAGATCACCGAACAACATCTGGTTGTAATTATCCCTATGTAATAATCCCATGACTCCTTTTACCCAACTCCATTGGATCATATATGCCTCTAATATTCCCAGTGTCAGTGGGAAACCGGAGTAATATACATACtacctccgtcccaaaaagactgtcttactttccttagtagtttattttaaaagattgatacatttttatatttagaaataatttatatattatgagatgatttacaatgTGAACcgcacatttcaaaagtctttttttattttttaaactctataacaagttaaattaagacaattttttttggaacggagggagtaattaaatTTTGGGCATTAGAACTTTCCCGTTAACTCTGAGAatatttaatactccctccgttttaaattatgtgaaccttttcgCAAAGACGATGgccaaactttataactttaaccgtaaattttgacatatatttttcaagtttgtaaaaataaaaattttatatttagaaaatacataaaaaaaatactataagtcatgataatttataactcaaataatttagaaataaTGTAAGAAAAACGTGGTCAAAGTACCATCTCGTAGACTCCCCAAATagtaataggttcacataaattgaaacagatggaGTACTTAtgtactaaaaatatttttgatttattttcctTACATTTCCATTGATCTCATGGGAAAATAcgtttaattttatataatcttttcttgaagttttttcCCCCAACGTCAGTGTGTAATACGTTACGCGATTTATTGCGCCAAATATTTCCATTGATTCTACATAGGaagtatcaaaaaaaaaaaaatgtctttttttttttttactgattcAATGGAAACATCTCTTGGAAAAGCCACTGTACATTTGTCAGTGAGAATTTTAAGTGGAAAATAGTGACTTTCTAGCAGTGTCCACTTCAAGGAGATTTTGCAAAGAAGTTGAGAGAATTTTTCATTGTAAAAAATTACTTTATTCATAATAAGTAAAAGTTTAATGAGCATATGTgaaattaatttttacttttaaaattaagtgacttttcattataaaaaattattttatttataataaagtaaaaattgaGTGATCATCTCTAAAATTAACCTGTACTTTTAGTATGTCCCAAgaaaatttcttttcaaaattttgcaaTCAGTCAAATACCATATAAATTGGACGGAGGAACTAGCTCTCCGTCGTCCGTACTTTCCAAACTGAGTATAAAAACTTTCATCAGACATAAGGTAAGAAAAAGTTACACAAAATCCCTTTATTGGTCTACTTTCACACGGTATTTTCTTTAGTcacataaaaaaacaaaaatgtcATAACCGCAATTGTTCTTTCAATAAATGATTGACAATTCAAATCGTCTATAACTAGTGGAGTAATAATTAATTGCATGGATTGTGGTAGAATGAAGATAATCTCTTAAATAGAGGTTTAGAGTTCaaactttgaaaataaaaataaaaattataacagGAAATGTTTTCCTCTTTAATAGGCCTTGAACAGCAGAATCTGAGTTAATCGGTGTCTCAAAACAATAATCAAATACcgaatagaaaataaaatatatatatatatatataaaaaaaaaaagaattaggtGCATATGTCCAACCGCTAAGCAAAGATTGACTCCACCATTTATGTTAGTTGTACAAAAAATAATCTAGTTGTAGTATATAGTATGTCATTTTCTttacccctgtttggatggttgtttttcgtgattcattaatgtatggttttctatGAAATCATGGTTGTAtccattgttcttaaaattatatgatatggtgttgtaaacccgTTGTAATTCCGTCGTTATATAACCAggaaaaagttcaatttttgtaaccacggATTTGATAATTTTTGCgtggttacgtatttcatttctccattataccccCACCTTCCACCCCCTACCACTCACCCAACACCACCCCCACCCTatcacccacccccaccccaactaTCCCACCCTTCTGCCACCCACCACCCACTATCACTCACCACCACTCACCTCCACTCTACCACCCACTAtccccaccctcatcccacaaccacccacgtcacaccacccaccctatccactacccctcaccaccacccaactTCACCCCACAGCCACTCAacccaccctaccacccactacccccaccctcatcccacaaTCACCCAGCTCACACCACCCACGCTTCCAgcacccccaccacccacccaccacctacttattttttaaagtttctattttatcttttactcgagtttattgatatatatataaactaatttctaataAGAGTTAatggtattttagtaaacttacaagttaattatacagtaccatacaatcaaaccaaacaatacaatgttattaaaccacaacaaacgatgtgttcattaatacaatataatacaatacaacatcatactgtaccataccatactgtacattaatgaaccacgggaaacaaccatccaaacagagtgtTAATGAATGTGGACTCCTCCAAACAATTTGTGCAAGTAGTACTAGCTTGTAGCACTAAACAGAGTGTTGGTTGGGTTTGCACATGTACCAAGTCACTGCTTTCATCACCCTCACCAACCAAGAACCTACTCTAAACAAGCACATTTGTCCTTTTCAGTTTTTCACTAAACTACGTATGCACGTGTGTTTTTTGCAGCCCTTTATTTCGTCAACCCCTATGAAAGCACTTGGAAGTGTTCTAGAAACCTCAAAGAACCCAACATTTTAATATATTGACATTTGACACATCTCTTGGAGTAtacttttcttgtttctttccgCTCACATCAAATGACCTGAAatattcttatatttacatgatATTTAAACGCGGTCTATTTCCGCTACTACTTTTATCCACTTTTAGAACACACCTTTTCGACTAAACTTAACCAACAAGGAAAATTAAGCTACATTCTTAAATTATCTTAGTTTAATATTCCAACTGTCATGTTTTTCAGACACACGCAAAAAGTCAGAACACAAGCTTAGTTCAATCCCTATATATATGTGAAGCAACCACAACCCAAGTATACATATCTCTTACTTATACCTTCTCACATATCTTCAAAGTTCCAAACTTGGTTATACAAAAACATCTTTCTAAATCTTCATTCTTCATTGCCTCAATAATAATATGACAGCCATGAAAAGAAGCAGAGAAGACGATAGGCAAGTGGAAGCAGAAGCCATGGCTAACTGCGCCTTAATGCTATTGTCTCGTTTAAACAACAACACTTcttcatcatcaacaacagatCATCATCACAATGATTTTGAATGCAAGACATGCAATAAACGCTTCCCTTCTTTCCAAGCCCTAGGTGGCCACCGTGCAAGTCATTATAAACGGCCAAGATTACTCGGAGATTTTGTTCTTGAAGCCCAAAAGAACAAGATGCATAAATGTTCTATTTGTGGTATGGAGTTTTCTTTGGGCCAAGCTTTAGGTGGCCACATGAGGCGTCACCGTGATGAATTTAATAAAACGTTGACAATGACAGCTGGAAAGACGATGATTCCGATTTTGAAGAAGTCAAATAGTAGCAAGAGAATTTTTTGCTTGGACTTGAACTCAATTCCCGATGATAATGTTGATTTGAAGTTATGGCCGACTGCACCGGTTTCCTCTCCTGTTTTgcgaatttttatttaattaattcttttgGGACCCTTTGCATTCAtttttcttgtatatatataatcctTAATTAGTTCGTTGGTTCTTTAACATATGTTGAATCTATATAACATCTTGGGTTTAGGTTTATTTTCAGATCATATTTCGATTTTACCTTCAATAGTActcctttcttcccaatttatgtgatatagtttgagtAAATACGTAAATACGTAAAAAGAACTTTTTTACGTATATATACTATTTGTTGAACCCCTTAACTTCGttgtatatttacttttttatattttgacaccCCTTAGTAAGAATTCTAGTTCCGCCACTGACTAGAACTTGTGTGAAGAGGCTCCTGACTTGATGAGGCTCCTGACCTGGATCAACAAGCcattttatgatattgttgttacaTGGGAGAGTCACTTATCAAGGCAATCGAAAACTGCAAAGGCAAATCTCAAAATTTACAGATCTTTAGACTACTTTATGAAGAGTGCATTCATGCTGTGTACTGGATGGAGAGAAGTCAGAGAATTTTTTAAGGTAAATGCAGGCACTATAATCACACATAGCCAAAGAAGTTTTTATATGTAATGCAAGGGCACCTTAGGCAGAGGCGAATCCAAAATTTCAAGAGGATGAGTTTGTTATTAAATCTGTATTGCAACAAATACTTTGAAACAGTAACAGGAAAAACAGAAACTGGACAGATTCTGCAAactggaaaaaagaaattagcaGAAACTGAAAAATACTATGAACAGTATGTTAAATTGTATGGAAAAATGAAATCGAGCCCACTGAATTcacagtgtgtccttaaggaaattattcccctcaatgtACCCGAGGTATTGGAATCtttcctcccaggatagaacgattTACTCACCAAAATAGCGGTACAGCAAATTCTGATGACTACGAACCACTCGAAGGCAGTATATCACACGAAAGTTTTTAAGAAGTgcagagaagaaagaagaagaatatcaTAAAATTTCGTAAGTAAAAATTCTGATGATCAGTCGTAAATATATAGCCCGTTTGGGAAAAGGTTTGCAACTTTTCAGAAAGGTTTGGAACCTTTCAGAAAAATTCCATTGAAAAACGGAgggaaatgttttaaattaatccgggaaagaaagaaaacgggTCGGGTTGCGGGTCAggatctttaattaattaattaaataaataataattaattaaataattaaaattaaaggaaatttgatccaaaaagattatcaatcaatcagatcataTGACCAAATCCAAAACCAAAGCCGAAGCCGAAGCCAAGCAgagcgacgacgacggcgcgaggggagaccctctgtcacacccttaatccgatagggtgtgatgggcacccgacccttacttagggctgagcgaaccctctgactatcataatactcgtagtcataatgggcccttggccagatcataaatgcataatgaaaatttttcgaaaaacgaacatactttataccttttcaaatcaaacaaaacttgcgaccgtacaaaatctgtaatatcatgtataacaatacgacggcttatagagccgctcacaactgacatcttatacacacgactctgtctgcaaagtctctaacatgactcagatatcataacacaaacaaactctgactcggcagcactccggaggaggtggagctcgccaatcccgctggaacatcttctgctaatatctttagctcacctgggtgtacctgcgcggcatgaaacgcagcccccgaagagagggggtcagtacggaatatgtactgagtatgtaaagcatggaatacaggaaacgggatcataaccgaaatgaggagtacaAAAAATGTGCATCatagtcagaataccgaagtacGTGCATCTGTAATACAgatagtgcataagaggtacagaagacagatataacaattagaatgctcaatatacttagctttctttgaaaacctTTACTCGTTTCATATTTTTAGAAAGTAAAACATATCGTAGTAATTTCGACATTAACCGATgcgggattcgcctaaaccaacgtgggattcgcctaaaccaatacGAAATTTTTGCCTCGCCAccggtttgccccaccattgggtttgccccaccaccggccctCCGAAACCAATAGATCATAtttcgaatatatatataacttataacgtgtcccgccctccgaaACAGGGACTCGGTAAACGAATCCttacattatcatatcatcacattaaaacAATCATCGATTATCACATTAAGTAATCATCGTATTATCGTATCATCGATTATCGTGTCATCGTAATGTACTTATTATATTatcgatcatcacattatcaagtcaacatgtcatcgatcatcgattatcatatcataccctatgcggtccataacGGACTCAtggacgtaacgtggtcgccctccccgcttgggcgccacaactcatcatacttcggaagtttcatCTCcccgcatctccgtcacacatcatcatatcatatcatataaccacgcaCTTTTCCGCTAAAAGGGTTCGCACAGCAGttcggacacatcataacaccataatatcgaAACTTATCATACTtcggtaacatatcatatcatattagcgCGCTATCATACTtaaagctcatcatacttcgcattgtgcgcacgatagtaaccgcCCGGACTCGTGAAGGGAATAACAAAAATATGCACGAGCAGTAATCgtggatctatatgccattcaaaacattcatacattccatagaataatcaaacgaattatcatttacaagccaaagcAATAGTCGTATCAAATTCTTCCGAACGTTActcgaaacatatcaaataaaactttatccatcatagttacgtatcaaaatcatatgcatacggattctcatttcatacatttacacactTAACCGTAATAATCgtacaaattatcatttacaaagatggcattgaccaaatcaaatctcttccgtACATTGTCCGgacttatcaaatagaactttaggcatcataatcacgtatcgaatcatatatatacgaattctTATTTCGTACTTAAtgtataaataagtaatcacgCGGGGGTCGGATTGTTAACTTTATTAGCTCTTTTAACAAGTCATCGTAACTACACAACGAATGTCTTATGGGCCCACTTGACAAGTATCAACCGGTCCGAGCCCTCCTTGGAACATTATAATCTTAATATGCTtcgaacctcctacggacatatcgaagcgatccgagccttcctatggaagttacggacgttcgtagtttcgtaCTTTTATGAACAAATCTTTCCACGCATATTCGtttttaatcatacaaaggcataagaccacaatttgactacattataaatacggatatcgagaaacaaataagaatcacggacatgctcggatcgcaggagtagagttacctcggggatcatatcatagcctattcatactaagatatgccaaagaaagagaggtgagttttacataccttggccgccctctaagccgatccaaacttgcgtctcggcttcgcacgatctacaataatatcattgGACACCCATCGTTAGCTATAAGCATTAaataatccaattccaagccgtcactttgtctactgaaatttcggcaacatctcccctataaatccaacaacgccgagatttcaactcggccaaatcacaacaaccaaaccaacaatcataataacaatatcgataggcaattcaagatgtccaaaccaacatccaatcttatccaaaaccttccaactcaacgAAAACAATAACGACACActctctctttcaaattcataaactacatcaacaactccatatactagcaacatcatttccatcaatacaagaagctatattgaaatcacattaactttccaaaacagcccgcaacgctaccatttcaacatgaatcattaacCCTTCATTCTACaccatagaattcatagcgacgacaaccaaaatactagataacattagttCCTTCATTACACACCAAATATCCCTTGGTCGCGGcctaacatcaacatacataatctaatgaatttcattcattttctacacattacaacaacacacaaacatgctgaATACAATTAATCCCTTAccccaacacaacacacactacacggccacacacatgcacccacacggccacactccaaCTTCTCTATTTTCatggttttcattcatttccacacttcacaacatacacaaaccattcataacacatgaacaataaaattgaatcatacctcttcCACTTGATTCTCTCTACGCAACCTTgctccttgcaaaacaaatggttttcttgttccaacgacccctccatgttaaagaggaccttccatttagtaggaaggcatgaagaaatttatttttcttgatcactctCAAAGACCaagtttcggccagcccatgCTCCAtggccgtttttttttttttttttcttcttcatgcttcttgaaatttcttaagtttgtaaaatgatgaaaggtGCCTTGTCTTGTAATaactcatatacatatatataatatatgcacatggccggctcatgctccttttttttttttttgtttcctttttctccaattttctagaaatttcccaaGTCACAATTGATGACTTActtgtcttgccttgtcatctttgtccatgtGCATCCTTAgcccttacaaaatataagatgaacacacgTGCATCTTCGGCTTAAAATAATCgtcaaccatgggtgggacccacggccactatggcttctccaataagtcatgcataataatagtttccaaattccaagtttgccctcgatattccatgccaataatgtTTACAAGCGACTtccgcattaaaacaaaaccggagaatggccttggccttaacttcccgcaattgtcttaaaatattccaacgtacaaaatgcgggatataacaccctcTTCTTGACCCTTTAGCAACACGAAGGAGTGCTTCTACTTTTAAGTAGGAGaacttttctttccaccacctatgagggacaaatgcttatttcataaagcaagagggaacaactcatttttccctccactttttttcccttcatttcccattcaaccTATCAATTAAACCCAACAACCtccacatgaatggggaatggctataagataaaggaataCATGGACAAGTTTGTGATATACAAGCGAAGATTAATTGCATCCggataagtaggtttccctttgaactttccgtagAACTTATATCTAGATATACTCAATCAATCCCCGCAGAtgtgatatctttgaaccgtcgaATTTGTTGTATAACTAGACAACATAAGTCACATAATTAACCCTCAACCATCTATGGTTCTCACGGTTGTGTTCGTTTCTGTACCCATGAACATCGCCCTCGGTTTCAATGCATAGAGAATGGGCCTTTACCATCATTCCCCTTGAAGTTCGCTTATACTTcactcacataggtgatttCTAAACGTGTCCTATAGACACACTATCTGGTCATGTTCTGCCAGACTTAGACAATCATTAAAAACTTTAATGCTTTATTAACTCATTAAAAAGCTTTAAGGTTTTATCCTTGTTtctgaacattgtcttcatcaCGAGAATGGGTTGAGTTTTTTGACAATGTTGAACTGTCATTCATAgctttgtttgatctctttgaacct encodes:
- the LOC132063001 gene encoding zinc finger protein ZAT12-like, whose protein sequence is MTAMKRSREDDRQVEAEAMANCALMLLSRLNNNTSSSSTTDHHHNDFECKTCNKRFPSFQALGGHRASHYKRPRLLGDFVLEAQKNKMHKCSICGMEFSLGQALGGHMRRHRDEFNKTLTMTAGKTMIPILKKSNSSKRIFCLDLNSIPDDNVDLKLWPTAPVSSPVLRIFI